From a single Streptomyces sp. 1331.2 genomic region:
- a CDS encoding ABC transporter ATP-binding protein → MSAAPPDNDVLWARGIVKSHHSTPALRGISLGVREGEVLAVTGPRGSGKSTLLGCLSARLPVDEGEVWFNSAPVHTLNRAGRERLRRDRFGFVGSEPQLVPELTARENVALPLLLAGAGNKAAYTAADEWLERLDVGDFARHRPDRLVQSQRQRVAVARALAPQPPVVFADDPTAPLHREAADQVLRILTSAARSHQLTLVLATHDPELVRFADRAVALVDGRLTAPAAPVPRGTTGAPAVTATRL, encoded by the coding sequence ATGTCAGCGGCACCGCCTGACAACGACGTGCTGTGGGCCCGGGGGATCGTCAAGTCCCATCACAGCACCCCCGCCCTGCGCGGCATCTCGCTCGGCGTCCGCGAGGGCGAGGTACTCGCCGTCACCGGCCCGCGCGGCTCCGGCAAGAGCACCCTGCTCGGCTGCCTCTCCGCCCGGCTCCCGGTCGACGAGGGCGAGGTCTGGTTCAACAGCGCCCCCGTGCACACCCTCAACCGGGCCGGCCGCGAACGGCTGCGCCGCGACCGCTTCGGCTTCGTCGGCTCCGAGCCGCAGCTCGTCCCCGAACTGACGGCCCGGGAGAACGTCGCCCTGCCCCTGCTGCTCGCCGGGGCCGGCAACAAGGCCGCGTACACCGCCGCCGACGAGTGGCTGGAGCGCCTGGACGTCGGCGACTTCGCCAGGCACCGCCCCGACCGGCTGGTCCAGAGCCAGCGCCAGCGGGTCGCCGTCGCCCGCGCCCTCGCCCCGCAGCCGCCCGTCGTCTTCGCCGACGACCCCACCGCCCCGCTGCACCGCGAGGCCGCCGACCAGGTCCTGCGGATACTGACCAGCGCCGCCCGCTCGCACCAGCTCACCCTCGTCCTGGCCACCCACGACCCCGAACTCGTCCGGTTCGCGGACCGCGCCGTCGCCCTCGTCGACGGCCGGCTCACCGCCCCCGCCGCCCCCGTCCCGCGCGGGACCACCGGAGCACCCGCCGTCACGGCCACCCGCCTCTGA